The genomic window GCAGCCGCCGAAGTCCCAGGTGGAGAGCTACGTGGAGGCGATCGACGATCGCATCTTCCAGCTCGACCAGAAGGCCGCGCAGCTCGCGGTGCGCTTCGGGCTGCCGTCTGCGCCCTTCTCGCTCCTGTCGGACAACGAGCAGGCGCTCTTCGAGGAGGCCGCGCAGGCGCTGAAGCTCAACCCCGAGAGCAGCCTGTTCGCCGCGTTCGTGCAGTCCTCGCTGGTGCGTGAGTACGTGGCGCTGGAGAAGCTCCAGGGCAACTGGCGGCTCGTGTTCCACCGCGAGCCGGCGGTGCTGGGCGCGGGCCCGAGTGCCCAGCCGGCCGTGGTGCCGCTGGCGGAGGCCTCGCTGGAGGTGCGCCGGCGCTTCCTGCACGCCAGCGAGCACTTCTTCCGCGCGTACCTGGGCGCCTGCCGCGCGCACCTGCAGGAGTCCCGCTCCGCCATCAACGCGGCGGATGCGACGCTCGCCATCCTCGAGGACGTGTCGTTCGACTGAGGCCGGTGTCATCCGCGCGCGGGGGGCTTGCGCCCGGCGCGGCCGTCTCCCCCCGCCATGCGACGTGAAGTGCTCATCCGCCGCATCGCCCAGGAGTTGGTGGCGCGGCGGCTCCCCCACGAGAAGCTCGCCGAGCTGTCGGCCTACTGGGGCTGGGATGAAGTCTCTCCCGGCTGGCAGCGGCTGCCCGTGCGCGTGCGCGAGGAGATGCTCCGCTGCGAGGACGCGGTGCCGCGCATCTGGCGCTCGCTCTATGACGCCTTCTTCGAGTTCGTGGAGGAGGACGCGCGGCGCATCGTCCGCAACGAGGCGCTGAAGGCCGAGGCGCAGGAGCTGGGCATCGCCGTGGACGCGGTGGAGGGCACGCCGGATGCGGCCGAGCCCTGTCCGTGCTGCGGCTACCGCACGTTCGAGTGGCGCGGCGAGCATGACGTCTGCCCGGTGTGCGGCTGGGAGGACGAGGACGGCGAGGACATGCTGGATGATGGGCCGGAGCGGCTGCAGCGCTTCAGCGTGGCCCACCAGATGACGCGCGCGGAGTACCGGCGGGCCTACGAGGCCATGCGCGATGTGGACCTGCGCGCGGGAGACGCCGAGCGGCTGCGCAAGTACGGGCGCTTCGCCACCGCGGAGAGCCGGCCCCGGCTCATTCCTCGAGCAGATTGACCTTGAGGATGGTGGGCTCCTGGGGCTTCACGGTCACGGTGCGCGTCACGGTCTTGGCCAAGTCCGGGTTCGTGAGCTTCACGACGTGGGTCCCCGCAGAGAGCTCCACGGCGGGCATGGGGGTGTCCCCCACCTTCTTTCCGTCGATGAAGACGGTGGCGTAGGGGCGCACGCGGAACTCCAGCGTGCCCTTCTGCACGGCGGCCGGACGCCTCTTGGGAGGCGGGGGATCTACAGGAGCGGAGACCCGGGGCGGGCCTCCATCGGGTCGGCCCCTGTCAGATGACCCATTTCCTTCGGGCTGGGGGGGCGGAGTCCCCATGTCCTGAGAGGGGCCTCCGTCGGTTTGGCCCGCGTCAGAAGGCTCATTCGCTTCGGACGTGGGCGGCAAGTCCTGCGTCTCCCCACTGGGGACTGGAGGGGGTTCGTCCTGCGGCGGCGGTGCCTCCGGGGGCGTGACTTCGGAGGGCAGGACCTCGGTGATGGCCGGAGAGGGCGGGGCCTGCGTCCCGGCCCGTCCCAGGAGGATGGCGGCCGCGGCCGCGAGCAGGGCGCCTCCCGCGAGGGCGGGAATCCACCGCCGCGCCCGCGGGCGGGGCGCGGGGGCCTCCTCTGCGGGAGCGGGCGGGGCCTCGGGAGGCACCGCCGGGGCGGCGGCGGCGGCCTTCCGGGGGCTCTTCGGGGGCGCGGGGGGACGGCTCTCGGCGGCGGGCTCCAGGGGCCGGGGCGTCTTCAGCGTGGGCGGCTCGGCCCAGGCGGCCCCCGAGGGGAGGTCCGGAATGCTCGCGGGAACGGGGGTATGGACGGGGGTGGTGCTGGGTGGGGCCTTGGCGCGCGGCGTGTTCTGAAGCGGAACGGGGGTGCCCGTGCCCGCGGTGAGCTGCGCCACGAGCTGGGCGAGCTGCTGCGTCGTCACGGGCTTGCCGGCCGAGAGGATGAAGTCCTCCAGGTCCGACTGGAAGGCCAGACAGTCCGGGTAGCGCTGCTCGCGGTCCTTGGCGAGGGCCCGGCCGAGGATGCCGAGCAGGGGCTCGGGCAGCCCGGCGCGGTGCTGGCTGGCGGGCACCGGCTCCTCGAAGAGGATGGCCTGCATCAGGCCCGCGTCGGAGGAGGACTCGAACGGCCGGCGCATGGTGAGCAACTCGTAGAGCACGACGCCCAGGGCATACACATCCGTGCGCCGGTCCAGGGCGCGGGCGCGCACCTGCTCGGGGGGCATGTACGCCAGCTTGCCTTTGATGACGCCGCTCTGGGTGTGGTGGCTCTGGCTGGCGGCCTTGGCGATGCCGAAGTCCACCACCTTCACGGCGCCCTGGCGGGACATCAGGATGTTGTCCGGGCTGATGTCGCGGTGGATGAGCCCCATGGGCTCGCCCGTCTGCGGATCCGCGAAGTCATGGGCGAAGGCGAGCCCCTCGCACGCCAGGGAGATGAGCCGGGCGCAGGCCACGGGAGACAGGGGACGGCCCTGGCTCCGGGCGCCCTTGACGAGCGCGCGCAGGTGCGGCCCGTCGATGTACTCCATGGCGAGGAAGTAGGCGCCGTCGGCCTCACCGAAGTCGAAGATCTGAACGATGTTCGGGTGGGTGAGCTGCGCGGCCAGCTTCGCCTCGGAGAGGAACATCTCGACGAAGGTGGCCTCCTCGGCGAGGTGCGGGAGGATGCGCTTGAGCACCAGCGTCTTCTCGAACCCCATGGGCCCGGCGGCCTTGGCGAGAAAGACTTCAGCCATGCCCCCCGTGGCGAGCTTGCGGATCAGCTGGTACTTCCCCACTTGCTCCGTCACGAACCGTGTTCCTCTCTGGGATGGGGGCAAGCGTGGCAAGCCCTGGGCCCGGCCGGGCGGAAAGTGACACAGCCAGCGGGGAGAAGAAAATCCTCTCTTCGTGCAAGAGTGAACTTGGTTGCTTGGCCTCCATCAGGGCTTTCCGGTATTGCACAGAGAAAGGGCCGGAAAGTGGGAGAACGCCCCGGCTGCGATTGAAAGTAAGACGGGCAAGCGAGCGGCTCCGCGCATGATGGGAGCCATGGATGGACCCCTCTTCGCTCGAATGTTTCGGCTCCTGGT from Stigmatella erecta includes these protein-coding regions:
- a CDS encoding CPCC family cysteine-rich protein, encoding MRREVLIRRIAQELVARRLPHEKLAELSAYWGWDEVSPGWQRLPVRVREEMLRCEDAVPRIWRSLYDAFFEFVEEDARRIVRNEALKAEAQELGIAVDAVEGTPDAAEPCPCCGYRTFEWRGEHDVCPVCGWEDEDGEDMLDDGPERLQRFSVAHQMTRAEYRRAYEAMRDVDLRAGDAERLRKYGRFATAESRPRLIPRAD
- a CDS encoding serine/threonine-protein kinase; this encodes MTEQVGKYQLIRKLATGGMAEVFLAKAAGPMGFEKTLVLKRILPHLAEEATFVEMFLSEAKLAAQLTHPNIVQIFDFGEADGAYFLAMEYIDGPHLRALVKGARSQGRPLSPVACARLISLACEGLAFAHDFADPQTGEPMGLIHRDISPDNILMSRQGAVKVVDFGIAKAASQSHHTQSGVIKGKLAYMPPEQVRARALDRRTDVYALGVVLYELLTMRRPFESSSDAGLMQAILFEEPVPASQHRAGLPEPLLGILGRALAKDREQRYPDCLAFQSDLEDFILSAGKPVTTQQLAQLVAQLTAGTGTPVPLQNTPRAKAPPSTTPVHTPVPASIPDLPSGAAWAEPPTLKTPRPLEPAAESRPPAPPKSPRKAAAAAPAVPPEAPPAPAEEAPAPRPRARRWIPALAGGALLAAAAAILLGRAGTQAPPSPAITEVLPSEVTPPEAPPPQDEPPPVPSGETQDLPPTSEANEPSDAGQTDGGPSQDMGTPPPQPEGNGSSDRGRPDGGPPRVSAPVDPPPPKRRPAAVQKGTLEFRVRPYATVFIDGKKVGDTPMPAVELSAGTHVVKLTNPDLAKTVTRTVTVKPQEPTILKVNLLEE